The sequence TCATCCTTTAAACGCCATGCCTTATCTCCGGGCAACAAACTTTGAAGGCGGCTGCCCTTGGTTAATCCTATCGCAAACGCAGCCGCGCTTCCTGTGCGGACATCGTTGTTCGTCTGCATCACCCCCGGAACTGGCTGGAGCCGGAAGAGTCATATGCTGATCATTGCGCCCCAACGACTGTTCTTCAAAAAAGTTTCAATAAATCGAAAAAAAAAGACTTACCCCAGCCTTCGTAAATTAATCAAAACTTTTTTATAAGTTTACTGGTTTTATCTCTTCCTTTCGTTAAATGATTCTTTGACCCTCAAGAATTCCACATTTTCCGTCTAAATCGTTGACAATTTTCGTCTGAAAAAACAAAAAAATATTTTTTTGCGTTTTTATAAATATTTGGTATCTTTAAGTAGAAAAACACAAAAACACGTTCAATATGGGCTGAAAAGCAGAAAAAATCGCACAAAATCGCATAAAATGATATAGTTAGAAAGCTGTAAAAGGTTTCTATTGTGTCTAAAATATAAAATCAGGGAGATTCAAATTCCCGAAGAAAAGACAACTCAAATTTAAAGAGTTGTCTTTCGTGTTTTAAGGGACTTTATGAAATGTGAAAATCGATGAGAGAAAAGACTAGAATTCTAAGACAAAAATTCCAACTAGACTAGAATTCATGTCGCAAGACGTCAAAGACTTTCTCGGAATTTTCAACAAATCGAAAAATAAAAAACTTGGAAAATAAAAAATTAATCACGATATAACATGAAAAAATTCTATATCGGGTTCAATGCGGTGTTGATCCTGATCGTGTCTTCTGTCGCGAACGCCGATGTCAGGACTTACCTGACGCTACATTTACCGCAGTTCTACGGCGCACTCTCGACAGTCGCCCTGTTCGGAAATGCGCTCATCTACCTGATCGGCCAAATCCCGGCTGCTGCCGCACAAACCAGTCGTTCCCTTGAAACCGCGTCCGCGGAGTTTTTCCAAAAATTCAAGAAATACGGATTTTCCATTCATATCCGGACGGTCAAGCGCAGATTCCTCCAATGGCAAATGCCGCCCGCGAACGCCCCCGTTCAAAGGCGCCGGCTCAAGTTCTTCCCGCAGATCTTTTCGGTCCGCTGGTGGCGCGGGGAAACATTCAGCGCGCAATTCGTGCTCGGAAAGGAGCAGGGGATCTACAGCGAAGCATTTCTGGACGGATTTCAGACCGGGATGCACAGTGTCTTTATTGAAGAAGAGCTGGAAGATATCAAAGCCATCTTTAGCGCCAAACAGGTCCAGGTGCTGCAAAAATTCGCTTTCGCCGCGTCCTGCGCCTTTGAAATCATCAATTTTCTATCAATTTTTGCAAAAATCACTGAAAAAGGTTCAAAAGAAAAATAATCAGAATAATAACAGTCTTATTATTAGATATTTAAAGAGTTCGATACCCGTTCAACCCTTTTCTTTTTTCAATTTTTAGGCTCAGGGGTATTTTGTAAAAAACAAGAGTAGCGAGCCAATTTGTAATTGACTATCAGTGCATTAGTATTTAAAATGTTCTTGGAAGCAATTTTTCTATACAGGCTTGGGCAAATTCATATAACTACCTATCGAACTCACATTTACAAATTGAATATAACTACAATTCAATAAGTTACACAAACAAAAAAGCGAAAACAAGCATCGATTTGCTTGTTTTCGCTTTTAGCGGAATGGACGGGTCCTGAACCTTGTAAAAACCAAGCTGTATATCAGCTACTTACAAGTGCCCGTTTTAGAAACGTCACACATGACGCGTTGACCCTAAAAACCGATCATTCCATTGAATTTCTTTAAAATGCCAGCCCTCAACTTATCCCCTTTATCACCAACCGACTAGCTGCATTTCTTAACTCAAAGATAAGAATTTACGTCCATAATATCAAGGCTTGACCCGCAAATTCCTACCTTAGTATTATACAATCCGTTCACCTATGGGACAAAATGAAAAGGTTACGTTTACCCGCCAGCAATTATACGACCTCGTATGGGCAGAGCCGCTGCTCAGCCTATCCCGGAAATATAATATCTCCGATAACGGCCTGCGCAAGATCTGTATCAATATGGGTGTACCGACACCGGTTGCCGGTTATTGGGCAAAGATACAGCACGGGCAAAGCCCGCCGGTAAAGCCATTGCCCCCGCCAGGCCATTACGATCAGAAAGAAACCACCCTTTACTTCCGGGATGAAAACCACCCCGCTTTGGTCGACGGCATGACCCCGGTTGCGGCGATGCAGCAGGCTATTGAGCGCGACCATGCGGCGGCGCTAAAAGTAAACATCAACACGCTAAACGACCCCGACCCGCTGATCATCAAAGCCCGCGCCGCCTTACTCAAAAGAAACGAATATTACCGGGATGGTGACATCCTGCATACGCAAAGCGGGCAGCTCAATATCCGCGTATCTGATGCGCAGATCAACCGCGCTCTGGGCGTGATGGATGCCTTTGTCAAGATCATGCGCCAGCGCGGGCACGACTTTAAATTCCGTAATGAAAGCAGTTACATCATCATTGGCGAGGAAGAGATCGAGGTCGCGCTCCGGGAAACCAGTACAGCAACGGTCAGGGAAGACCGCTGGCAAACCAGAGACCTCAATCCGAATGGTAAACTTGAACTTAAATTTGGTAGTTATGAGCCGACGGTCACCGGCCGGGACGGAAAGGTAGCCATTGAAGAACAACTGTCAAAGATCATCGCCCGCTTGGAATTGATGGCCGAGGAAATGCGGGTAAAAACCATAGAAAGCAAGATCTGGCGGGCGGCGCATGATGAAAAAGAAAGAATAAAGAAACTGGCTGAAGAACGGCAAAAATTGGAGGTCAGCCAATTTCAAAAAGCGATCCGCGATGCCAACCGTTGGCAGGAAACCAATAACTTCCGCAATTATATCCATCATATTGAGCAGCAGGCTTTGACCACAGAACCCCGCGATGAAGAAACCCTGGCCTGGGTGGAATGGGCAAAGAAGAAAGCCGATTGGTACGACCCGCTGATCGAAAGTGAAGACGAATGGTTACAGGGAAAGGACCGGAATACCATCATGGCCCAGGAGCCTCAAAAATCATCCAATTCTTTTTGGGGTTCCGACCCGCCGGCGCTTGCTGCGGAAAAGTCCAAATGGCCGCTGTTGCCCTGGTATATGAAAAATAAGTAGCCATCAAAACAATAAGGTGACCCGGCTGCCTTGTTTGGGATGATAAGAGGGCTGGTAGTGGATATAGCCGTATTCCTGCAATTGCGCAATGCATTTATGGTAAGTGACAATGCTCCGGATATGCGTTAATTTCATGAGGGAAGACCGGCTGACCTGAACCTGCTTTCCCGTCCCATGCTCGGTCCACAGGTAATACAAACTCAGGCAAAGCGCGGTATGCCAGGTGGTGATCCGCTGGTCAGCAGCCAACTTTTTAAATGCTTTCCTTAATGATGGGATAGCTGCCATTGTTATAGGAATTTAGGCATGCCGTTTTCCAGCAGCTTGAGCAGGTCGTGGTAACGGTAATAATAAGTGCCGCCTATTTTGGAGAATTTTAACTGGCCGCTGATGCGCAGGTTTTGCAGCGTTCCGTGCGACACTTTTAACAGTTTTTTGAGTTCCGCACTTTTCATCCACTCCTTGGGCTTTTCGGGAACTTCCCGGATGATCATTCTCAGGTCAGCCAGCAATTCAATTTTAAAAGCCTGCAAATCCTCCTTGGTTATAATCTCTACACTCATCTCGCTTCTCTTTTCGTTCAATTATTCCCGTCAAACCGCAGGTAGATCTTACTGCGGACATTTCGTTTGAAACACCGCTCATAGCGGATATACCCCAAATCATTCAGGTCATTCAGGCACTTGAAATAGGTCGCCCTCGCCGACATCCTCGCCAGTGTCATAATCTCGTGGCTGAAAGCCATTACCGGGTTTTGAAAATCCTGTTCCTGCCAGTACTGGAGCAGCACGGCGTATAAGCCGATGTGGCTGATGGTGATCCGCCCGTCAGTTTTGATCGCTTCAAAAAATCCCGATAATGGCTTAAAGTTTTCCAATGTTTAAGAAAGCCTACACACGAACACCCTGCCTGCGGCGCTGTTCTTGTTTTTGTTCCTGCCCTTCTTTCGCAACCTGGTTTTGCCCCTCACCTTGTTTTTCTTCCTGGGCACGGGCAATAGCCGCCCTTTGCACTTCCTGCGGTGTCATTTCCGTTTTTTGCGTTTGATCGACCGCCTGCTTTTCTATTTTGCGTACCATCAGGATCTGCCCGTTGGTATCATAAAAATCCAAACGCGCCATCTTCGGATTGGCTACCATTTTTGCCGGCATCTCATGTCCATCCCTGACCAGGATCACGTCCACCTTATTACCTCTTTCCAGCTTGGCAAGCAGCCTTTGTTTATCGTAGTTTTCCTCAATTCCCTTGATCGGGTATTTGCCTATTTCTTTCTGATGGTTCCAAAACATCGTTTTAGGTAAAAAATTCCCGTACTTGTCCGCATTCTTGAAATCCAATGCGCGCCAGCCGAAATAGGTTTCGCCCGTCGGCTTCATCCGCGTTTCACCGTTTTCCTCTTTTGGTGCCACTTTAGGCTGCTCGCGGTAAGCCGCACGGCCATCCATCATGTTATAGCGCTCCTGCAGCGTGTAATTATATTCTTTCCCGTAGAAGAAGGTTTGTGTCAGGTCTTCCTTGCCCGGCTGCTTCAGGGTAACATCCGCCCGGTTAAAGAAAGTCATATCCTTATCCTTCTGGTCCCCTTTGGAAAAATGCAACACGGAACTGGTTTCATCCTGCCCAAACTTGCGAGTATGCGGCAGTGTAAACTCCGCCAGGTTCTGTTCCATTTTTACCCGCAGGGGCTTGGCGATCTCTTCGCCGAAACCCAGGTAAAACAATTGGTTCTTTACATAATCAAAACTTTGCTCATTCATAGCTTTTAAATTTTTATGGTGATTACTCTGTTGTTTACAATGGTTAACCAGGTACTTAGTGGGCATTCTTTACTTCCTGGTTGTCCCGCAGCAATAGCGTATGCCCGTCCTTGATCTTTCCTTTCACCCGCTTGATCTTTTTACTAAAAAGCCCTTTCGCGGTATTTAGCCCGGCAGTTGTTAACTGCGCCGTCACTGATGGGTCGAAACTCATGATATCCATATTTTGCACACCGCCCGTAGCACCATCACGGAGCGCATCGCCGGTTACGGCTTCAGGCACGCTGATGCCCTCCAACCCATCGGTCTGATCAAAAACCGTCAGGTCGACCGGGTAGAAATTATAGCCCACATGAATGCTTTTAATGTTCAGCGTATAGCGTTGGTTGGACAGGTTACCGCTGCCGTAGATCCGTTGTCCTTTGGCGTAAAGCTGCCCGCCGAGGGTTACCGTGTCCGTCAGCTTCAGGCAGACGACCGTGCCCTGCACGATCTTTTGAGTGCCGTCCACCACTGCCGGGATGGCGCGGAATTTTTTAACGGCAGTGATGCTGCCCGTTTTTTCAATAGCCGCCTTGACACGTTCGGGATGTTGTATATCCAGGATCTTTTCCAGCAGCCCGTTCATTTGTTTGAGCTCCGGGTCTTCGGTAGTGACCGCTGGTTTCAACAGGGAATCAGGTATGGCCGACACCTGTTTTTTTACCGGCGGGTTGATAGGTTGCGGCTTATTTACCACGGACTGTAATTGCGCAAGCCGTTCACTGATGGCAGCCTCATTAGCTGCCGGGCTGCTGGCGTTCCCGCCATAACCACCAAAGGCGGGCTGATGAGGTGAAAAAGTACTGCCGGGGTAAGTTCCTGTAAGGTGGTTGACCGTATCAGCCTGAGTATAGGGATCGGCTTTGCGCAATTGCTGTTTCTTCAGCGAATCCGCCCGTGCCTGATCATAAAAACTCATTTTATCGCCGGTCTGGTCAGCCGCGATCATAGCAGATGGCAGTTTCAGGCTGAGGCCCTTATGGTCAGTGGCTTTGGCCTGTTCGGGCCGGCCGCCGCCGAGCGCCCAAAATAAAAGCGTGGTAAAACAAAAGACGATGGGCGGCAAGGCCAGGAGGAATTGGCGCTTGCGCTTATCCTGTAAACTGATAGTGTTTGTTTTCATAATAATTATGGTTTAGTGATTGCTCACGGTTAATACTTTGTTTTCTATAGTCACCCAGTGCTCGATTAAAAAACCGAGCAGGTTATTATCGCTGCGGCTGACCTCCCGGAGGTCACCCTCCGTGATGAGGCTTTGGCTGACGTTACTGGTGGCGCGGATCAAATGCAATGTGGCGTAGCAGCGGAAGTGATAAGGTGCATTGGGGGTATCCACCTGCACGCTGTCCACGTTAATGCGCTGGCTAATGTTACCGGCGATGATGCCGGAATAATAGCCGCTAACACTCAGGCTGTCATAAACCTTCTTAGCCGATCCGTCGGCGAGGTACAGTGCTTTGGTCAGGTTCTGTTTGATGACCTTATCATCAGGGTCAAGTGTAAAAAACGCTTCGTGAAAGGCGCGGACGTGGCCGCGCGCCTGCATGGGCAGGTAAGCACTTTTTTCGGCTGCTACGGCTGACCAGGCAGTATTTCCCGACAGGATATAAACCTTGCTTTGCAGGGCGATAGAT comes from Mucilaginibacter mali and encodes:
- a CDS encoding helix-turn-helix domain-containing protein, whose protein sequence is MSVEIITKEDLQAFKIELLADLRMIIREVPEKPKEWMKSAELKKLLKVSHGTLQNLRISGQLKFSKIGGTYYYRYHDLLKLLENGMPKFL
- the traM gene encoding conjugative transposon protein TraM — protein: MKTNTISLQDKRKRQFLLALPPIVFCFTTLLFWALGGGRPEQAKATDHKGLSLKLPSAMIAADQTGDKMSFYDQARADSLKKQQLRKADPYTQADTVNHLTGTYPGSTFSPHQPAFGGYGGNASSPAANEAAISERLAQLQSVVNKPQPINPPVKKQVSAIPDSLLKPAVTTEDPELKQMNGLLEKILDIQHPERVKAAIEKTGSITAVKKFRAIPAVVDGTQKIVQGTVVCLKLTDTVTLGGQLYAKGQRIYGSGNLSNQRYTLNIKSIHVGYNFYPVDLTVFDQTDGLEGISVPEAVTGDALRDGATGGVQNMDIMSFDPSVTAQLTTAGLNTAKGLFSKKIKRVKGKIKDGHTLLLRDNQEVKNAH
- the traK gene encoding conjugative transposon protein TraK; its protein translation is MFKKMKNLETAFQHVRAFTIAIVVGAFITIGFMAWQNKQESIALQSKVYILSGNTAWSAVAAEKSAYLPMQARGHVRAFHEAFFTLDPDDKVIKQNLTKALYLADGSAKKVYDSLSVSGYYSGIIAGNISQRINVDSVQVDTPNAPYHFRCYATLHLIRATSNVSQSLITEGDLREVSRSDNNLLGFLIEHWVTIENKVLTVSNH